In the Arachis ipaensis cultivar K30076 chromosome B10, Araip1.1, whole genome shotgun sequence genome, one interval contains:
- the LOC107621771 gene encoding uncharacterized protein LOC107621771: protein MKPHKSTSTPQFPNNVADITCMDQPIVAEKACKTVRLIGFLIQNGVSKSNINMQDFMRRGKSIGKSLNNAVARHHEALTCRGDAATEFVSPLDYQFSCSGSPPRPSYYAARRRLSPIATVHGGRHSPQAHKFARMCRGGGESDALVRHYYPVRRRVKIAAAGSPSAASSLAVEEEKEEFRVDEAAEEFIERFYRDLRLQKWLDHCC from the coding sequence ATGAAACCACACAAATCCACATCGACACCACAATTCCCTAATAACGTGGCTGATATCACGTGCATGGACCAACCAATTGTGGCGGAGAAGGCTTGCAAAACGGTGCGTTTAATAGGCTTCCTTATCCAAAACGGAGTCTCCAAGAGTAACATCAACATGCAAGATTTTATGAGAAGGGGGAAGAGTATAGGGAAGTCGCTAAACAACGCCGTGGCGCGTCACCATGAAGCACTCACATGTCGTGGTGACGCGGCCACGGAGTTTGTTTCTCCTTTGGATTACCAGTTCAGCTGCAGCGGTAGCCCGCCGCGGCCGTCTTATTATGCGGCCAGGCGAAGGCTCTCCCCGATCGCTACGGTACATGGAGGGAGGCATTCCCCGCAGGCTCATAAGTTTGCGAGGATGTGTCGCGGCGGCGGGGAGAGCGATGCGCTGGTGAGGCATTACTATCCGGTGAGGAGGCGCGTGAAGATTGCAGCTGCGGGATCGCCGTCCGCGGCTTCTTCTTTGGCagtggaggaggagaaggaggagttcCGGGTGGATGAGGCGGCGGAGGAGTTCATCGAGAGGTTTTATAGGGATCTAAGGTTGCAGAAATGGTTGGATCATTGTTGCTAG
- the LOC107621573 gene encoding 28S ribosomal protein S33, mitochondrial (The sequence of the model RefSeq protein was modified relative to this genomic sequence to represent the inferred CDS: added 12 bases not found in genome assembly), producing the protein MQIGAGSGGGGGGLKLLVGSAIKQGVTEARARIFGHQLNPTGQKSAHKILRQKLFGEKVAQWYPYDIKKDDPLVMARQEQERLSKLEMLKRRGKGPPKKGQGRRAAKRNK; encoded by the exons gctggtagtggtggtggtggtggtggtttgaAGCTGTTAGTAGGGTCAGCCATCAAGCAAGGAGTCACGGAAGCTCGGGCCCGAATCTTTGGCCACCAGCTGAACCCAACGGGCCAGAAATCGGCCCACAAGATTCTCCGTCAAAAGCTCTTCGGCGAGAAGGTAGCGCAATGGTACCCTTACGACATCAAAAAGGATGACCCTCTGGTCATGGCTCGTCAAGAACAAGA GCGTTTATCAAAACTTGAAATGTTGAAGCGACGTGGCAAAGGACCACCAAAGAAGGGCCAAGGCAGGCGTGCAGCCAAACGCAACAAATAA
- the LOC107621686 gene encoding lachrymatory-factor synthase codes for MAEESKASKWEGKSIVELQSTSANQTWPLLEDFFNLHNLIPIDTCYQVESVEGHPGPTRYCASAPKDDHVLWVKERLLAVDQGQRCLSYDVVDGNLGFKNYVGTIKVVPSSLEGCKIEWSFVCDPMESWSFKDLNSYIDSTLQFMAKKIELACSKASV; via the coding sequence ATGGCAGAAGAGTCAAAGGCATCAAAATGGGAAGGCAAATCTATTGTTGAGCTTCAAAGCACAAGTGCAAATCAAACATGGCCTTTACTAGAGGATTTCTTCAACCTACACAACTTGATCCCAATAGACACTTGCTACCAAGTTGAGAGTGTTGAAGGCCACCCTGGCCCCACACGCTATTGTGCTTCCGCTCCTAAAGATGATCATGTGTTGTGGGTCAAAGAGAGGCTGCTTGCCGTTGACCAAGGTCAACGATGTTTGTCCTATGATGTTGTTGATGGCAACTTGGGCTTCAAGAACTATGTGGGCACAATCAAGGTTGTGCCTTCATCATTGGAAGGTTGCAAGATCGAGTGGAGCTTTGTGTGTGATCCAATGGAATCTTGGAGTTTCAAAGATCTCAATTCTTACATAGATTCCACTCTTCAGTTCATGGCCAAGAAGATTGAGCTTGCATGCTCCAAGGCAAGCGTCtga